Sequence from the Aquimarina sp. Aq107 genome:
GGAAGGACGTATAGATATTTATTCTAATCCTGTTTCTCAAAAACCTACCCCAATTGTGATTAATATCCATGGAGGAGGTTGGAATCATGGTGTTAAGGAATCTAAAACTGGTTTTTCTAGTTTTTTTAAAGAAGGGTTTGCTGTTGCAAATGTAGAATATCGTTTGGTTAATATTTCAAAAGCTCCAGGAGCAATTGAAGACATACGATGTGCTTTAATCTATTTGCAGAAACATGCTAAAGAATTAAATATTGATACTCGCAAAATTGTTATCATGGGTGGTTCTGCCGGAGGACATTTAGCTCTCATGGCGGGTTTATTGAATAATAATAGAAAGTTTGATAGAGACTGTGCATACGATGGTAATATTAAAATAGCTGCAATTATTGATAAATATGGACCGACCGACCTAACTCTACTGAAAAATAAAGGTTCTGTAAAAAAATGGTTGGGTGATGGTTATAAAAATAGAAAGTTTATTGAATCTGTTTCGCCATTGTATTACGTAGATAAAAATAGCCCTCCTGTATTGATAGTACATGGCACTAAAGACCCAATTATTCCTTATGAACAATCATCTCTTCTTTATGAAAAATTAAAGGAACATGATGTCAAAACAGAATTCATATCAATTGAAGAAGGAGTCCATGGTAAATTTTCAAAAGAGCAGCGTTTAATGTTTAATAAAAAAATGTGGTCGTTTTTAGAAGAACTTGAATTAAAAAAGAATCATTAAAATTCATAAGAGACATTAAAATCACACTCTAATAAAAAAACCTAGGACAACAACTTATATAATTAATTACTTTGAAAAGTATTTATTTAGGGAATTTCGTAGGAATATTTTATAGCTTACAAATGTTTACTAAATTAGTTGTTTACAAGTTCATTAACTATATGTAACACAGTTCGAATAATTTAGAAAGCGGCTAAAAAAGGACTACTAACTCAAATACAATCTAGGAATAAGAACTTAGGAAAAAAATATTCATAAACGAGCTTGAATTGAACTATAAGGAATCACATACACTAATACTAAATAATATAGCAAGGTTTGTTGATTTAACCGAGTTAGAAAAGCAAAAATATCTTTCGTTACTTACAGAAATAAAAGTTAAAAAGAAGGCATTTTTAATGCAGGCAGGTGATAGTACTAAATATGAGTATTTTATAACTAAAGGTTGCTTAAAGGTTTATACATTAGATGAAGATGGTGCTCCTCACATATCCATGTTTGCAGTAGAGGATTATTGGACTGGAGATATGGCTAGTTTTATGACTAATACACCTACCCCCTATTTTATTAAAGCTACCGAACATTCTGAATTATTAGGCATCTCTAAGGCTAATTATGAATTACTTTTTCAGGAAATACCAAAATTCGAGAAGTTTTATCGCATCCTATATCAAAAATCACTTATAAGCTATATCAGACGTTCCAACCAAGCCATATCTTTAACTGCAGAGGAAAGATATATCGAGTTCAAAAAAAAATATCCAAAAATTGTCAATAGAATTACTCAGAAAGACCTAGCAGCTTATATCGGCATTACACCAGAATTTATGAGTAAAATTATTACAAAAGTCAATAGAATGTAAAAATCTTAAACTAGTTCA
This genomic interval carries:
- a CDS encoding alpha/beta hydrolase, whose product is MKKRHFVLALTLVFFLDLSGQETKYKPVKYPATYEAKIDLIYTKIDDWEGRIDIYSNPVSQKPTPIVINIHGGGWNHGVKESKTGFSSFFKEGFAVANVEYRLVNISKAPGAIEDIRCALIYLQKHAKELNIDTRKIVIMGGSAGGHLALMAGLLNNNRKFDRDCAYDGNIKIAAIIDKYGPTDLTLLKNKGSVKKWLGDGYKNRKFIESVSPLYYVDKNSPPVLIVHGTKDPIIPYEQSSLLYEKLKEHDVKTEFISIEEGVHGKFSKEQRLMFNKKMWSFLEELELKKNH
- a CDS encoding Crp/Fnr family transcriptional regulator; translated protein: MNYKESHTLILNNIARFVDLTELEKQKYLSLLTEIKVKKKAFLMQAGDSTKYEYFITKGCLKVYTLDEDGAPHISMFAVEDYWTGDMASFMTNTPTPYFIKATEHSELLGISKANYELLFQEIPKFEKFYRILYQKSLISYIRRSNQAISLTAEERYIEFKKKYPKIVNRITQKDLAAYIGITPEFMSKIITKVNRM